The genomic stretch TTCAGAATTATTAAAAATGATTAAGGCTGGAAAACTTAAAGGTAAATGCGGAATTTGTGCATTTTCAAATATTTGTGGTGGGAGTAGAGCTAGAGCTTATGCAGTTTACGGTGATCCATTAGCAGAAGACCCAGCATGCCCTTATTAACTTAAAAGATAAAAAATTTGGTATGAAAAAGTTCAAATGGTTTTCAATTTCTCCATTAGCATTAGGAACTTGGGGAATGGGAGGAGGTTATTGGTCAGCGGATTATTCAAATGATGAAAATGATATAAAAGCAATTATAAGAGCGATAGAACTTGGAATTACAGCAATAGATACTGCCGAAATGTATGGGAATGGCCATTCTGAAGAACTTGTTGGAAAAGCTATTAAGAATTTTAAGAGAGAAGAGCTTTTCATAATTACAAAAGTTTGGCCTAATCATGCTAAGTATGAAGATGTTATAAGATCTGCGATTGCAAGCTCAAAAAGGCTTGGTACTTATATTGATCTTTACCTTTTACACTGGCCCTCAAACGTTCCAATATGTGAAACAATTAAAGCCTTTGAAGATCTACTTGATAAAGGAGTAATTAGATATTTTGGATTAAGCAACTTCAAATGGAGAGAAATTGAAAAAGCTTCTGAATGTGTTAAAAAATATGAGATAGTTGCAGTAGAAAACCATTATAGTTTATGGGATAGAAGTGATGAAGAAACCTTAGAATATGCCAATAAAAAAAGGTTACTTTATCTAGCTTATACGCCAATTGAAAAAGGAAGAATAAAAAATGACAAATTCCTTTCTGAAATAGCAAAGAAATATAATAAAACTCCTATTCAAATTGCTCTAAATTGGTACATTAAAATTCCTAGTTTAGTACCTATAGTTAAGAGTAGTAATATTTCGCATATAGAAGAAAATGTAGGAGCATTAGGATGGGAATTAAGTGATGAAGATTGGGAAAAGATAAATAAGTATTTCAAATAAGAACTTCTTTCTTTCTCTTTTTCTATAACTATACAAAGTTAAAGGACAAAATTTAAATTATAATGATAAACATTAAATAAAATAATAAAAATTATTACTTAATTAGCTGTCATTACCTCTTTAGGTAATGGTAAGAATGACACTGCTAAAACCATAAAAATTACCGTCAATGTGAGAAAAGCTAAACCCACAACAGAATAAAGACGAATCTTACTTTGTGTCACCCTTATATCATCAGCTACAGACGGATCTAACGACTTATATAACTTGAATAACTTCTCAAAATTACTGGCAATATAAAGTCCCATTGAAAATCCTATAATTCCTAATATACCTCCTATAAACACGCATAAACCCCAACCTGTAGAGAAAAGGATCTTTTCTACTTCTATTATACCTCCATTCCTATAATACCCAATCATATAAAAGAAGAACTCTCCAGCACCAAATACTATAGTTATCATACCTGAAGCTTCGATAAAACTCATTAGATTTGGAAAAACAGTTAACATTAAATCTGATACAGTACCTTCAGATAACTTAGAAAGTTTAGGTCCAAATAAACCAAAAATTAATACAGCACCAAAATATATAAGAGAGAAAAAACCGTGAATTACATTAAGTAAAAAATTAATTGGAACTGAAGGCATAAAAACACCTATAAAGAGTATACAATACATCCACAAGAAGATA from Sulfolobus sp. S-194 encodes the following:
- a CDS encoding aldo/keto reductase, yielding MKKFKWFSISPLALGTWGMGGGYWSADYSNDENDIKAIIRAIELGITAIDTAEMYGNGHSEELVGKAIKNFKREELFIITKVWPNHAKYEDVIRSAIASSKRLGTYIDLYLLHWPSNVPICETIKAFEDLLDKGVIRYFGLSNFKWREIEKASECVKKYEIVAVENHYSLWDRSDEETLEYANKKRLLYLAYTPIEKGRIKNDKFLSEIAKKYNKTPIQIALNWYIKIPSLVPIVKSSNISHIEENVGALGWELSDEDWEKINKYFK